A single genomic interval of Hevea brasiliensis isolate MT/VB/25A 57/8 chromosome 4, ASM3005281v1, whole genome shotgun sequence harbors:
- the LOC110651166 gene encoding E3 ubiquitin-protein ligase MIEL1 produces MYFNDGLLSVEDWDKAKEGKPNPFPNQETAFLALPSLFCALSANLSITHFSPELMEGIIPSNGRLDFGKMGYGCEHYRRRCKIRAPCCNEVFPCRHCHNEAASVLKNPCDPHELNRFDVKQVICSVCDTEQPVAQVCTNCGVNMGEYFCGVCKFYDDDTEKGQFHCDDCGICRVGGCENYFHCKKCDSCYSISLRGNHSCVENSMRHHCPICYEYLFDSLKDTRVMKCGHTMHFECYCEMIKRDKYCCPICSKSVIDMSKTWKRIDEEIEATIMPEDYRYKKVWILCNDCNDTAEVYFHIIGQKCRHCKSYNTRTIAPPVLPQ; encoded by the exons ATGTATTTTAATGATGGGTTGCTTTCTGTGGAGGATTGGGACAAAGCGAAGGAAGGAAAGCCCAATCCCTTCCCAAATCAGGAAACTGCCTTTTTGGCCTTACCTTCCTTGTTCTGCGCTCTCTCCGCAAATCTATCTATTACCCATTTCTCTCCAGAACTAATGGAAGGCATCATCCCATCTAATGGACGTCTTGATTTTGGGAAGATGGGCTATGG aTGCGAGCATTACAGGAGAAGGTGCAAGATTCGAGCTCCATGCTGCAACGAGGTCTTTCCTTGTCGCCATTGTCACAACGAGGCCGCG AGCGTGTTGAAGAACCCCTGTGATCCGCATGAGCTCAATCGATTCGATGTCAAGCAA GTAATATGTTCAGTTTGTGACACAGAGCAGCCG GTTGCTCAAGTTTGTACTAACTGTGGCGTCAATATGGGGGAATATTTCTGTGGAGTCTGCAAATTCTATGACGATGAT ACAGAGAAAGGGCAGTTCCATTGTGATGATTGTGGGATCTGTAG AGTTGGTGGCTGTGAAAATTATTTTCACTGCAAGAAGTGTG ATTCTTGCTACTCAATTAGCCTGCGTGGTAATCATTCATGTGTGGAGAACTCCATGCGCCACCACTGCCCCATATGTTATGAG TACTTGTTTGACTCACTAAAAGACACTAGAGTAATGAAATGCGGGCACACAATGCATTTTGAATGTTATTGCGAGATGATAAAGCGCGATAA ATACTGTTGTCCCATATGCTCCAAATCAGTGATTGACATGTCTAAAACGTGGAAGAGAATAGATGAGGAG ATAGAAGCAACCATCATGCCTGAGGATTACCGCTACAAGAAG GTTTGGATCCTATGTAATGACTGCAATGACACAGCAGAAGTATACTTCCACATAATTGGGCAGAAATGCAGGCACTGCAAATCATACAACACCCGCACAATTGCACCTCCTGTTCTTCCTCAATGA
- the LOC110651167 gene encoding CASP-like protein 1E1 translates to MDSQNYVSHGGMDGVKDKEAKEGGGGTSFFLLRVMALLLTLVAAIVLGVDKQNKVIPIKIVDSLPPLNIPVVAKWHYLSAFVFFVVSNAIACTYAALSLLLSFNRKKSLVLVTLILDLLMVPLLFSGIGATGAIGLMGYEGNSRLRWGKACNVFGKFCDQVAVAIVLSLLGSIAFILLVMLAALRLHNKSK, encoded by the exons ATGGATAGCCAAAACTACGTCAGTCATGGAGGCATGGATGGTGTAAAGGacaaagaggcaaaggaaggaggAGGGGGGACCAGTTTCTTTCTACTAAGAGTTATGGCTTTGCTTCTAACTTTAGTTGCTGCAATAGTTCTTGGGGTTGATAAGCAGAACAAAGTTATTCCAATTAAGATTGTGGATTCCTTGCCACCTTTAAATATTCCTGTTGTTGCTAAGTGGCATTATCTGTCTGCCTTTGT GTTCTTTGTGGTATCAAATGCCATAGCATGCACATATGCAGCACTCTCTCTACTACTTTCATTTAACAGAAAGAAAAGTTTGGTGCTTGTTACCTTAATTCTTGACCTATTGATGGTGCCTTTGCTATTTTCCGGCATCGGAGCAACGGGAGCTATTGGACTTATGGGTTACGAAGGGAATTCACGGTTGAGATGGGGCAAAGCGTGCAACGTGTTTGGGAAATTCTGCGATCAAGTAGCAGTTGCCATTGTCCTCTCTTTGCTTGGTTCAATAGCTTTTATCTTGCTGGTTATGCTTGCTGCTCTTCGTCTTCATAACAAATCTAAATGA
- the LOC110631944 gene encoding CASP-like protein 1D1 isoform X3: protein MASTGTDKPDPEAATKSEVPHPPPKGIDYFAVDVGLRVLLFAATLTAVVVMSTAKQTEPVFVPGAPVRVPIAAKFNHSPAFIYFVAALSVACLYSIITALASLGVIAKPIYATKFLLHYAFWDVGYGYHELERCYNGAVDSGNSSGSNRCSRWSSIYWVEGEQPHTMDEGLQCL, encoded by the exons ATGGCGTCCACCGGTACAGATAAGCCCGACCCAGAAGCCGCTACCAAGTCGGAGGTGCCACATCCTCCTCCTAAGGGCATCGACTACTTTGCCGTTGATGTTGGTCTTAGGGTTTTACTTTTTGCAGCCACCCTAACTGCTGTTGTGGTCATGTCCACTGCCAAGCAAACAGAGCCAGTTTTTGTGCCGGGAGCGCCTGTCAGAGTTCCTATCGCGGCCAAATTTAATCACTCACCTGCCTTCAT ATACTTTGTAGCAGCATTATCAGTTGCTTGCTTGTACAGTATCATCACAGCGCTTGCATCCCTTGGGGTCATCGCTAAGCCAATTTATGCAACAAAATTCTTGCTTCACTATGCATTTTGGGATGtg gGATATGGATACCATGAACTTGAACGATGTTATAATGGTGCAGTTGATTCTGGGAATAGTAGCGGCAGCAACCGGTGCAGCCGGTGGAGTAGCATATATTGGGTTGAAGGGGAACAGCCACACACGATGGACGAAGGTTTGCAATGTTTATGA
- the LOC110631944 gene encoding CASP-like protein 1D1 isoform X2 has translation MASTGTDKPDPEAATKSEVPHPPPKGIDYFAVDVGLRVLLFAATLTAVVVMSTAKQTEPVFVPGAPVRVPIAAKFNHSPAFIYFVAALSVACLYSIITALASLGVIAKPIYATKFLLHYAFWDVLILGIVAAATGAAGGVAYIGLKGNSHTRWTKVCNVYDEFCRHVGSSIAIALFASVLLVLLIMLSVFSLHSRIQAAGK, from the exons ATGGCGTCCACCGGTACAGATAAGCCCGACCCAGAAGCCGCTACCAAGTCGGAGGTGCCACATCCTCCTCCTAAGGGCATCGACTACTTTGCCGTTGATGTTGGTCTTAGGGTTTTACTTTTTGCAGCCACCCTAACTGCTGTTGTGGTCATGTCCACTGCCAAGCAAACAGAGCCAGTTTTTGTGCCGGGAGCGCCTGTCAGAGTTCCTATCGCGGCCAAATTTAATCACTCACCTGCCTTCAT ATACTTTGTAGCAGCATTATCAGTTGCTTGCTTGTACAGTATCATCACAGCGCTTGCATCCCTTGGGGTCATCGCTAAGCCAATTTATGCAACAAAATTCTTGCTTCACTATGCATTTTGGGATGtg TTGATTCTGGGAATAGTAGCGGCAGCAACCGGTGCAGCCGGTGGAGTAGCATATATTGGGTTGAAGGGGAACAGCCACACACGATGGACGAAGGTTTGCAATGTTTATGATGAATTCTGTAGACATGTAGGAAGCTCCATAGCAATAGCATTGTTCGCTTCGGTTCTTCTAGTTCTGCTTATCATGCTTTCAGTCTTCTCCCTTCACAGTAGAATCC AAGCTGCagggaaatga
- the LOC110631944 gene encoding CASP-like protein 1D1 isoform X1: MASTGTDKPDPEAATKSEVPHPPPKGIDYFAVDVGLRVLLFAATLTAVVVMSTAKQTEPVFVPGAPVRVPIAAKFNHSPAFIYFVAALSVACLYSIITALASLGVIAKPIYATKFLLHYAFWDVLILGIVAAATGAAGGVAYIGLKGNSHTRWTKVCNVYDEFCRHVGSSIAIALFASVLLVLLIMLSVFSLHSRIQDATEAAGK; encoded by the exons ATGGCGTCCACCGGTACAGATAAGCCCGACCCAGAAGCCGCTACCAAGTCGGAGGTGCCACATCCTCCTCCTAAGGGCATCGACTACTTTGCCGTTGATGTTGGTCTTAGGGTTTTACTTTTTGCAGCCACCCTAACTGCTGTTGTGGTCATGTCCACTGCCAAGCAAACAGAGCCAGTTTTTGTGCCGGGAGCGCCTGTCAGAGTTCCTATCGCGGCCAAATTTAATCACTCACCTGCCTTCAT ATACTTTGTAGCAGCATTATCAGTTGCTTGCTTGTACAGTATCATCACAGCGCTTGCATCCCTTGGGGTCATCGCTAAGCCAATTTATGCAACAAAATTCTTGCTTCACTATGCATTTTGGGATGtg TTGATTCTGGGAATAGTAGCGGCAGCAACCGGTGCAGCCGGTGGAGTAGCATATATTGGGTTGAAGGGGAACAGCCACACACGATGGACGAAGGTTTGCAATGTTTATGATGAATTCTGTAGACATGTAGGAAGCTCCATAGCAATAGCATTGTTCGCTTCGGTTCTTCTAGTTCTGCTTATCATGCTTTCAGTCTTCTCCCTTCACAGTAGAATCC AGGATGCTACAGAAGCTGCagggaaatga